The Agrococcus carbonis sequence GACCAGCTGGGCGTGACGACGGGCGAGATGGGCCTCATCCTGCTCGGCATCTCGATCGGCTCGGTCACGGGCCTGCTGCTCGCGAGCCACATCATCCACGCGCTCGGCACGCGCGTCGTGGTGGCCTTCGGCATGATGGTCGTCTCCGCCGGGCTCTCGCTCGCGGGCTGGGCGGCCGACGGCGGCCTCGCCTGGCTCGTGATCGCCGGCTTCCTCCTCGGCGGCAGCGTCACCGGCATCACCGACGTCGCGATGAACATCTCGGGCGCCGCGAACGAGCGCGCCGTCGGCAAGCCGATCATGCCCGTCTTCCACGCGTTCTTCTCGCTCGGCACCGTCGCCGGCGCGGGTCTCGGCGGCCTGTGCGAGCTGCTCGGCATGGGGCTCGGCTGGCAGGCGACGGGGGTCGGCCTCGCGACCGTGGGGCTCGGCCTCGTGGTCTACCGGGCGCTCCCCGCCGACGTCGCCGCGGAGGACGAGGAGCCCGTGACGCTGCGCGAGCGGCTCGCGGTCTGGAAGGACCCCCGCACGATCCTGCTCGGCCTCCTCGTGCTCGGCATGTCGCTCACCGAGGGCAGCGCCAACGACTGGCTCGCGCTCACGATGGTCGACGGCCACGGCTTCACGAACGAGGGCGGCGCGTTCATGCTCGCGCTCTTCCTCACCGCGATGACCGGCGGCCGCCTGCTGGGCGTGGGGCTGCTCTCGCGCTACGGCCGCGTGCCGGTGCTGCGGCTCACCGCCGCCATCGCCGCGATGGGGCTGCTGCTCGTGATCTTCGCCGAGCACCCCGCGCTCGTCATCGGCGGCGTCGTGCTGTGGGGCTTCGGCGCGAGCCTCGGCTTCCCCGTCGGCATGAGCGCCGCATCCGACGAGCCGCGCCTCGCCGCCGCGCGCGTCGGCACCGTCTCGGCGATCGGCTACATCGCCTTCCTCGCCGGCCCGCCGCTGCTGGGCCTGCTCGGCGACGCGATCGGCCTGCGCCTGGCGCTGCTGGCCGTGCTCGCCTTCGTGCTGCTCTCGCTCGCCACCAGCCACGTCGCCCGCGAGCGGGCGACCGTCAAGGAGGACTCCCCGTGAGGATCGTCGTCGCCCACTGCTCCGTCGACTACGCAGGGCGCCTGTCGGCGCACCTGCCGCTCGCACCCCGCGTGCTCATGCTGAAGGCCGACGGGTCGATCCTCGTGCACAGCGACGGCGGCTCGTACAAGCCGCTCAACTGGATGAGCCCGCCCGCCGTGTTCAGCGCATCCGAGCCCGATCAGGATCAGGCGGATGCGGGCATCACCGAGATCTGGACGGTCACGCACAAGAAGACCGGCGACTCGCTCATCGTCTCGGTGCACGAGATCCTCTCGGACACCTCGCACGAGCTCGGCGTCGACCCGGGCCTCGTGAAGGACGGCGTCGAGGCGCACCTGCAGGTGCTGCTCGCCGAGCAGATCGAGCGGCTGGGCGACGGCTACGAGCTGTGGCGGCGCGAGTACATGACGCCGATCGGCCCGGTCGACATCCTCGCGCGCGACGAGGCCGGCGCGACGGTGGCGGTGGAGATCAAGCGGCGCGGCGAGATCGACGGGGTCGAGCAGCTCACGCGCTACCTCGAGCTGCTGAACCGCGACCCGCGCATCGCGCCGGTGACGGGCGTGTTCGCCGCGCAGGAGATCAAGCCGCAGGCGCGCACGCTCGCCGAGGATCGCGGCATCCGCTGCGTCGTGCTCGATTACGACGAGATGCGCGGGATCGACTCGGGGCACGCGCGGCTGTTCTGAGCCGCCGCCTCCCTTGACGGCGGGTCTCGTGACGCGTGCGGCTCCGCCGCGCGCTCCTCGACCGACGAGGGAAGGCCCCGCCGACCCACGGTCGTCGAGTAGCGCCCGCAGGGCGCGTATCGAGACGACGAACGCCCCGGTCTCGACACGGCCGGCTCCGCCGGCCCACTCGACCAGCGAGGGAACGACCCGGTCTCCTAGGAAAAACGCGTGCCCCAACACGTTGTTCGCCCATCCAGGGCGCGCGCCAGCGCACTGAACAGCTCGTGACGCGTGCGGCTCCGCCGCGCGCTCCTCGACCGACGAGGGAGGGGCGACTACGAGTCGGCGAACGGCGCGATGCGGTCGCGCCACGCCCGGTCGGCCGCGTCGGGCAGCGCATCCTCGCGCGACGCGTAGGGGTCGACGTGGTCGGGCGCGGGCGCGGAGGACGGCGGCAGCGCGTCCTCGCGAGACGCGTAGGGCGGCACCCGCTCCGGCGACGACGCCGCCCGCGCCGGCAGCGCGTCGTCGCGAGAGGCGTAGGGCTCCACGCGCTCGGGCGCAGGCGCCGAGGCCGTCGGCAGCGCGTCGTCCCGCGAGGCGTACGGCTCGACGTGGTCGCGCCAGTCGCCGCCCGAGGCCACGCCGCCGAAGTCGTCGTCGACGTACGGCGACGCATCCGCCTCGTGGCCGCCCGGCGGCTGTTCCTCGCCCTGGGATGCCTGCTCGCTCATCGTGACCTCCTCGTCCGTGCCCGGCGGAGAGCTGAAGGCGACCGCGAACGGATGCTCGGTCGTCGGCGCCGGCTGCGGGCGCTCGAGCGCGATGCCGTGCGCGTCGGTGCGCGTGCCGCACGCGGGGCACTGCAGCGCGGCCGCGCGCCCGCCGGCGTCGACATCGATCACGCAGCCGCCGATCACCACGTCGCCGGCGTCGGCGACATCGGCGATCGTGCCGTACCCCCACACGATCTCCCGCATGAGCGTGCCGCACTGCGGACATGCCACCTGGGTCGCCATGCGGCCACCGTAGACCCCGCTCGGCGGCGCGGAAAGGGGTGGATGCGCTCGCGCGCCGCTACCGCTTCGACTCGACCTCGGTGAAGACGATGCGCTCGGCGCCGCGGTTCTCCATGCGGTGCGCGGCCCCGGCGGCTCGCGTGTAGGCCTCGCCCGGCACGAGCGGCACCTCGAGCTCGGAGCCGTCGGGCAGCACCGCCCACATGACCGCGCCCTCCTGCGGCAGCACGGCGTAGTCGAGCGCATGCGTGTGCATCTCGATCGCGTCGCCGGGCTCGATCGTCCACTCGACGATGCGGAAGCGCTCGTCGTCGACGAGCGTGCGCGAGCTCGCCACGCCCACGCCTACGCCCGCGTCGCCGCGGCCGCCGCGCGCGCCGCCGCGGGCAGCGCGTCGACGATGCGCCCGAGCGGCTCGTCGCCGTGCGCGGCGGTGACGAACCACGCCTCGAACACGCTCGGCGGCAGGCTCACCCCCGCCTCGAGCATCGCGTGGAAGAACGGCGGGTAGCGGAAGGCGTCCTGCGCCCGCACCTCGTCGAAGTCGCGCGGCGCGCCCTCGCGGAACGCCACCGAGAACAGGCTCCCGACGCGCGTGATCGCGTGCGCGACGCCCTCGGCCCGGAGCGCATCCGTGAGGGCACCCGTGATGACGTCGGCAGCCGCATCCAGCCGCTCGTAGACGGCCTCGGTCGCGAGCCGCAGCGTCGTGAGGCCCGCCGCGACGGCGACCGGATTGCCGCTCAGCGTGCCCGCCTGGTAGACGGGGCCGGTGGGCGCGAGCAGCTCCATGACGTCGGCGCGGCCGCCGAGCGCCGCGAGCGGCATGCCGCCGCCGATGACCTTGCCGAAGGTGATGAGGTCGGGCGCCTCGGCGCCGGACCACTGCTCGATGCCCCACATGCCCGAGCGGTGCACCCGGAAGCCCGTGAGCACCTCGTCGCTGATGAGGAGCGCCCCGTGCGCGTGCGCGGTGCGGGCGAGGAAGCCGTTGAAGTCGCCGTCGGGCTCGACGACGCCCATGTTGGCGGCGGAGGCCTCGACGATGACGGCTGCGATCTCGTCGCCGCGCTCGGCGAACACCTGCTCGACGGCGTCGCGGTCGTTGTAGGGGATGACGAGGGTCGTCGCGGCGACCGCCTCCGGCACGCCCGCGGAGCCCGGCATCGCGAGCGTCGCGAGCCCGGAGCCGGCGGCGGCGAGCAGGCCGTCGGAGTGCCCGTGGTAGTGCCCGTCGAACTTCACGAGCAGGTCGCGGCCGGTCGCGCCGCGCGCGAGCCGGATGGCCGTCATCGTCGCCTCGGTGCCGGTCGAGACGAGCCGCAGCCGCTCGACGGGGTCCACGCGGCGCTCGACCTCCTCGGCGAGCAGCGCCTCGGCGGGCGTCGACGCGCCGAAGGAGAGGCCGCGGCCCGCGGCGTCCTGCACCGCCTCGACGACCTCGGGGTGGGCGTGGCCGAGGATGGCCGGGCCCCAGCTCGCGACGAGGTCGACGAGCTCGCGACCCTCCGCATCCGTCACGTAGGCGCCCTTGGCGCGCACGAGGAACGAGGGCGTGCCGCCGACGGAGCCGAAGGCCCGCACCGGGCTGTTGACCCCGCCGGGGATGGCGAGCTTGGCGCGCTCGAAGAGCTCGGCGTTGGTGCTCATGCGATGCCTCCCGCGGCGCGGGCGCCCGACTGCGCCTGCAGCCGCTCGGCCAGCTCGACCGCCCAATAGGTGAGCACCGTGTCGGCGCCGGCGCGCAGGATGCTCGTGATGCTCTCGGCGATGAGCCGGTCGCGGTCGATCCAGCCGCGCTCGGCGGCCGCCTCGACCATCGCGTACTCGCCGGAGACCTGGTAGGCCCACACGGGCACGTCGGATGCGGCGGCGACGTCGGCGAGCACGTCGAGGTAGAGGGATGCGGGCTTCACCATGACGATGTCGGCGCCCTCGGCGAGGTCGAGCAGCGCCTCGCGGAGGCCCTCGCGGCGGTTGCCGGGATCCTGCTGGTAGGTCTTGCGGTCGCCCGTGAGGCTCGAGTCGACGGCCTCGCGGAACGGGCCGTAGAGCGCGGAGGCGTACTTCGCGCTGTAGCCGAGGATGGCGGTGCCGGCGTGCCCGGCGGCGTCGAGGGCGGCGCGCGCGTGCTCGACCTGGCCGTCCATCATGCCGCTCATGCCGAGCAGCTGGCTGCCCGCCTCCGCCTGCGCGATCGCCATGTCGGCGTAGCGCTCGAGCGTCGCGTCGTTGTCGACCGAGCCGTCGGCGGCGAGCACGCCGCAGTGGCCGTGGTCGGTGAACTCGTCGAGGCACAGGTCGGTCTGGATGACGGTCGCGTCGCCGAAGCGCTCGGCGAGGAAGCGCGTCGCGGCGTTGAGGATGCCCTCGGGATCGGTCGCACCGGAGCCCACCGCATCCTTGTGCTCGGGCACGCCGAAGAGCATCACGCCGCCGACGCCCGCGGCGATAGCGCGCTCGACCTCGCGCGCGGCGGAGTCGAGGGTGTGCTGCACCTGGCCGGGCATGCTGCTGATGGCCCGCGGCTCGCGCAGCCCCTCGGCGACGAACATCGGCAGCACGAGCTGCGCGGGGTGGATGCGGGTCTCGGCGACGAGGCGGCGCATGGGGGCGCTGGCCCGCAGCCGGCGGGGGCGGATCGTGGGTGACATCGGTCTCCAGGGTACGCGGGATCGGCCCGCCCGGGGGTGGACGATCGGCGTCCCGGCGGCGACGCCGCCCCTGTCGCCCGCGCCATCGCCGACCTAGGCTGAGCGCGCAACGAGGTCGTCAGCCGACCGCGGCCGGCCTCGCCCACTCGAGGAGGAGCGCGACATGAAGGCAGTGCAGTACAGGGCGTTCGGGCAGCGGCCCGAGCTGGTCGAGGTCGAGAAGCCCTCCCCCGGGCCGGGCGAGGTGCTGCTGCGCATCACCGCCTCGGGCCTGTGCCACTCGGACGAGGTCGTGATGTCGTTCCCCGAGGAGGGCTACCCGTATCCCATGCCCATGACCCTCGGCCACGAGCCGGCGGGCGTCGTCGAGCAGCTCGGCGAGGGCGCGACGGGCGTCGAGGTGGGCGACAGCGTGATCGTCTACGGATGCTGGGGCTGCGGCGTGTGCACCATGTGCGCCTCGGGGCGCGAGAACCTGTGCCTCACCGGCATGGTCTCCCCCGGTCTCGGCGTCGACGGCGCCATGGCCGAGCACATGATCGTCGACAGCGTGCGCCACCTCGTGCCGATCGGCGACCTCGACCCGGTGCGCGCCGCCTCCCTCACCGACGCGGCGCTCACCCCCTACGAGGCGATCAAGAAGGTGCAGCACCACCTGCTGGGCGGATCGACCGCCGTGGTCATCGGCGCGGGCGGCCTCGGCCACGTCGCGATCCAGCTGCTGCGCACGCTCACCTCGGCGCGCGTCATCGCGCTCGACGTCGGCGACGAGAAGCTCGCCTTCGCGAAGGAGGTCGGCGCGCACGAGGTGCTCGAGTCGAACGCGGATGCGGCGGGCAAGGTCAAGGAGATGACCGGCGGCGTGGGCGCCGACGTCGTGTTCGACTTCGTCGGCATCGACCCGACGGGCGCGACCGCCACCGCCGCGGTGCGGGTAGCGGGCGCGGTCGTCGTGGTCGGCGCGGGCGGCGGCAGCGCGAAGGTCGGGCTGCTCTCCGCGCCCTACGACGTCGAGGTGCGCACCTCCCTGTGGGGCCGCCGCTCGTCGCTCATCGAGCTCGTCGAGATGGCCAAGCGCGGCGAGATCAGGATCGAGACGAAGGAGTACCCGATCGACGACGCGCTGCAGGCGTACGCCGACCTGCACGACGGGAAGGTGCGCGGGCGCGCGGTCGTGGTGCCGTAGCGACGCGGGCAGCCGCGACGGGGCCGGCCCACGGGCCGCCCTCGGCCGCGGGCGCTATCCGCGCGGCGCCCCCGGCGCGCCGCCGTCGCCGATCGCGACCGCCTCGGCCGTCACGCCGGCCGACGCCCAGCGCACCGGCATGCCGGGGTGCTCGAGCGCGAACCAGAAGGTGGTCGCGCCCTCGTCGTCCACCACCTCGTAGCGGAGGCAGTCGCGCTCGCCGAAGGCGAGGCGGATGCGCTCGCGCGCGATCGTGGTGGAGGCGGCCGGGAAGGCGGCGTGCGCCTGCAGCTCGAGCCAGGTGACGCGGCGGGCCTGCGCCTGCCCGGTCGGCGTGCCCGACGCATCCGTCTCGACGCTCGTCGACGTGCAGCCCTCGGCATCTCCGCCCGCGAAGCCCGAGAGGTGGTGGTGCACCTCGCCGCTGCCCGTCGTGCGCACGAGCACCCAGTGGCTGTCGGGGCACGCGGCGCGGATCTCGTCGGCGGTGAAGGGCGTCGGCGCCAGGTCGGGGCCGAGCACGTGCGGGTCGGGGGCCGGGCGGGCGGCGTCGGTCATGCGCGGCGCTCCGGATCCGCGAATGCCGCGTCGATCGCGTCGGCGAGCACGCCGATCACCGGCCACGCGCCCTCGGAGCTGTTGCCGAGCACGCTCGCGGTCGTGCGGGTCGCGATCACGTGGGTCGAGCGGAACGAGGAGCCTGCGTCGTAGCCCTCGAGGATGAGCGCGGCCTCGGTCGCGTGCAGCCAGAAGCCCATGCCGTAGCGCCTGCCCTCGTCGGGCACGTCGTGGCGCGGGCCCGTCAGCAGCGCGACCGACTCGGGCGAGACGATGCGGCCGTCGAGCAGCGCGAGCCAGAAGCGGTGCAGGTCGGCGGCCGTGGTGAAGATGCCGCCGTCGCCGTTGCCGAGCACCGGCAGGCGCAGCGTGCTCGCGAGGTCGCCCTCGTCGCCGAGGTAGCCGACCGCGGCGTCGCCGGGCAGCGCGTCGAGCGGCAGGAAGCCGGTGCGCGTCAAGCCCGCGGGCTCGAGCACGAGCCGCCGGACCGCGTCGTGGTAGCGCTCGCCCGTGACGCGCTCGATGAGCACCGCGAGCACCATGTAGCCGCCGTTGCAGTACGCGAAGCGCTCGCCGGGCGGGAAGGCCTGCGGCAGGTCGAGCATCGGCAGGAACGCCTCCGCGCTCGTGAGCTCGTGCACCGGCACGCTGAGCACGAAGTCGCTCGGCTGCCAGTCGGCCTCCTCGTCGAGGTAGTCGCCGATGCCGGAGGTGTGGGTGAGCAGGTGCTCGACCGTGACGGCGTCGTCGATCTGCGGCAGGTCGTCGCCGAGCAGCTCGCGCACCGGCTGGTCGAGGCGCAGCGCACCCCGCTCGACGAGGGCCAGCACCGCGACGGCGGTGAAGCCCTTGCCGCCGCTCGATACGGCGATGCGGGTGTCGGCGGTCATGGGCGCCGCGAGCGCTCGGTGGCGGAAGCCCTCGCACCGCTCGAGCACGCGCTCGCCGTCGACGTCGACGGCGAGGACGCCGGTGAAGGGGCGCCGCGCGACGGCCTCGTCGAGCGCGGCGGGATCGATGTGCATGGGGGCTCCTCGCAAGTCGGTGATCAGCAGGCTACGGGGCGCGACTGGGCGGGATAGCGGGGCGCGCGCCGCCGCGACGGGCGCGGCCGGGTCACGCCGGTCGGTCGGTCAGGCGACCGCCCTCGAGGTGCCAGCGGCGCGTGATGCCGAGCCGGTCGAGGAACGCCGCGTCGTGGCTCACGACGACGAGCGCGCCCTCGTAGGCGGCCAGCGCCTCCACGAGCCGGTCGATCGAGTCGAGGTCGAGCGAGTTCGTCGGCTCGTCGAGCAGCAGCAGCTGCGGCGCGGGGTCCGCGAGCAGCAGGCGCGCGAGCGCGAGCCGGAACCGCTCGCCGCCCGAGAGCTCCTGCACCCGCTGCTCGGCCCGCGCGCCGCGGAACAGGAACCGTGCGAGCTGCGCCCGCACCTCGAGCGGCGTGCGCGCGGGCGCCGTCTCGCGCACCGCCTCGATCAGGGTCGCGCCGTCGTCGTCGAAGCGAATGCGCTGCGGCAGCAGGGCGGTATGCCGGATGCGGTGCGTCACCTCGGCGAGCGCGGCTGGCCGGCCGGTGCCCGCTGCGAAGCCGTCGCCCGCTGCAGAGCCGTCGCCCGCGGCATCCGTGCTGCCCAGGACGGTCGACCCGCGGCCGGCGATCGCCTCGAGCAGCGTCGACTTGCCCGCGCCGTTCGCGCCC is a genomic window containing:
- a CDS encoding MFS transporter, yielding MHSVTAWRNAVFATFFAMGLGYASWMARLPHVRDQLGVTTGEMGLILLGISIGSVTGLLLASHIIHALGTRVVVAFGMMVVSAGLSLAGWAADGGLAWLVIAGFLLGGSVTGITDVAMNISGAANERAVGKPIMPVFHAFFSLGTVAGAGLGGLCELLGMGLGWQATGVGLATVGLGLVVYRALPADVAAEDEEPVTLRERLAVWKDPRTILLGLLVLGMSLTEGSANDWLALTMVDGHGFTNEGGAFMLALFLTAMTGGRLLGVGLLSRYGRVPVLRLTAAIAAMGLLLVIFAEHPALVIGGVVLWGFGASLGFPVGMSAASDEPRLAAARVGTVSAIGYIAFLAGPPLLGLLGDAIGLRLALLAVLAFVLLSLATSHVARERATVKEDSP
- the nucS gene encoding endonuclease NucS; protein product: MRIVVAHCSVDYAGRLSAHLPLAPRVLMLKADGSILVHSDGGSYKPLNWMSPPAVFSASEPDQDQADAGITEIWTVTHKKTGDSLIVSVHEILSDTSHELGVDPGLVKDGVEAHLQVLLAEQIERLGDGYELWRREYMTPIGPVDILARDEAGATVAVEIKRRGEIDGVEQLTRYLELLNRDPRIAPVTGVFAAQEIKPQARTLAEDRGIRCVVLDYDEMRGIDSGHARLF
- a CDS encoding cupin domain-containing protein encodes the protein MASSRTLVDDERFRIVEWTIEPGDAIEMHTHALDYAVLPQEGAVMWAVLPDGSELEVPLVPGEAYTRAAGAAHRMENRGAERIVFTEVESKR
- the hemL gene encoding glutamate-1-semialdehyde 2,1-aminomutase — protein: MSTNAELFERAKLAIPGGVNSPVRAFGSVGGTPSFLVRAKGAYVTDAEGRELVDLVASWGPAILGHAHPEVVEAVQDAAGRGLSFGASTPAEALLAEEVERRVDPVERLRLVSTGTEATMTAIRLARGATGRDLLVKFDGHYHGHSDGLLAAAGSGLATLAMPGSAGVPEAVAATTLVIPYNDRDAVEQVFAERGDEIAAVIVEASAANMGVVEPDGDFNGFLARTAHAHGALLISDEVLTGFRVHRSGMWGIEQWSGAEAPDLITFGKVIGGGMPLAALGGRADVMELLAPTGPVYQAGTLSGNPVAVAAGLTTLRLATEAVYERLDAAADVITGALTDALRAEGVAHAITRVGSLFSVAFREGAPRDFDEVRAQDAFRYPPFFHAMLEAGVSLPPSVFEAWFVTAAHGDEPLGRIVDALPAAARAAAAATRA
- the hemB gene encoding porphobilinogen synthase; the protein is MSPTIRPRRLRASAPMRRLVAETRIHPAQLVLPMFVAEGLREPRAISSMPGQVQHTLDSAAREVERAIAAGVGGVMLFGVPEHKDAVGSGATDPEGILNAATRFLAERFGDATVIQTDLCLDEFTDHGHCGVLAADGSVDNDATLERYADMAIAQAEAGSQLLGMSGMMDGQVEHARAALDAAGHAGTAILGYSAKYASALYGPFREAVDSSLTGDRKTYQQDPGNRREGLREALLDLAEGADIVMVKPASLYLDVLADVAAASDVPVWAYQVSGEYAMVEAAAERGWIDRDRLIAESITSILRAGADTVLTYWAVELAERLQAQSGARAAGGIA
- a CDS encoding NAD(P)-dependent alcohol dehydrogenase, with the protein product MKAVQYRAFGQRPELVEVEKPSPGPGEVLLRITASGLCHSDEVVMSFPEEGYPYPMPMTLGHEPAGVVEQLGEGATGVEVGDSVIVYGCWGCGVCTMCASGRENLCLTGMVSPGLGVDGAMAEHMIVDSVRHLVPIGDLDPVRAASLTDAALTPYEAIKKVQHHLLGGSTAVVIGAGGLGHVAIQLLRTLTSARVIALDVGDEKLAFAKEVGAHEVLESNADAAGKVKEMTGGVGADVVFDFVGIDPTGATATAAVRVAGAVVVVGAGGGSAKVGLLSAPYDVEVRTSLWGRRSSLIELVEMAKRGEIRIETKEYPIDDALQAYADLHDGKVRGRAVVVP
- a CDS encoding serine hydrolase domain-containing protein encodes the protein MHIDPAALDEAVARRPFTGVLAVDVDGERVLERCEGFRHRALAAPMTADTRIAVSSGGKGFTAVAVLALVERGALRLDQPVRELLGDDLPQIDDAVTVEHLLTHTSGIGDYLDEEADWQPSDFVLSVPVHELTSAEAFLPMLDLPQAFPPGERFAYCNGGYMVLAVLIERVTGERYHDAVRRLVLEPAGLTRTGFLPLDALPGDAAVGYLGDEGDLASTLRLPVLGNGDGGIFTTAADLHRFWLALLDGRIVSPESVALLTGPRHDVPDEGRRYGMGFWLHATEAALILEGYDAGSSFRSTHVIATRTTASVLGNSSEGAWPVIGVLADAIDAAFADPERRA